Part of the Pieris napi chromosome 23, ilPieNapi1.2, whole genome shotgun sequence genome is shown below.
acatATGAGGCccaaagaggttgtagcgctactggtttattttattttataatgatcCGTACTTTGTCATACTCGTGATTTGGATGTGTTTCAGAGTATAAACATGGCGACCAAGAAGTTTGCTGGGGAATCTCCTTATAAAGTGGCTAAGAAGACCCATCCTGGATCTGACTGGATTTTAACGGAGTAACTTTCTTGCCTTTCTTCTTTGAGCAGTTCTTTTGCGATTTAAAAGAGAGCGAagaatttattgccagtttttctcttccgttctacgccctttagaactggcagtaaatgtaaaattagaaccatttgtatatttcttttttgacgttcataagtgtatattgtgttacctaaagtaattaatgattttGGCTTTTGAGTGTTAGTCTAGTGGTTTCATCGTCCGACTTCTACGCTGTAGGTTCCCATAGGTCGTAGGTCCGATCCCCGGCTGTTTAACACTCGCTTTACAgttaaagaaaacatcgtgaggaaaccgacttgcctaagaaaaagtcaacggcgtgtgagCACAGGAAGCTGACCTACTTGACTattagaaatgtttttttttttttttttttttttttttatataataggggggcaaacgagcttgcgggacgaccaaaaagggtagtccacgcagcccatagacacccattttagtgggtgcgttgccggcctttgagggaggagtaggctcgttttttaaaaatttggaggtcgtatctctgagggaagaccccccccgggagccgattccacagttcgctagttcgcaaaagaaaatgcctagtgaagcggaccgtggaagacctccaaccatcaagatgatgctggtgaaatttagaggtcgttcggctcgtacggtgttgaaaagaggcaggagggatcaacccaaacaattcttcagaacactctccgtaataaattttgtaaaaaacgcaaagagacgcaatgtctctgcgtagcgatagagaatcaagccgatcagtaagacattggagattgacaattcgacaagcccttcgctgaatttggtcaaaaggaagaagctGGTATTTGGGAGCACCGGCCCAGAGATGCGAGCAGTATTCCATATGAGGTCGTACTTGAGCTTTGTAGAGCTGCATACGTTGCACCTCAGTGAAATACTGCTTAGCCCTACCCAAAACACCCAGCTTTTTGGAAGCCAGTTTGGCTTTTTCTTCCAGATGACTGCGAAATTGGACTTCTTTCGAAATGCCAACCCCAAGGATACTGAGGCTGTGTGACGAACTAAGGAGAGCGCCTTCAAATTGGGGAGATACGACAAAAGGATCTTTCTTGGCAGAAAACGAACAAACCTGAGTCTTTGTAGGATTAAACTTAACAAGGTTGTTACTACCCCACACAGAAACCTTCTCCAGAATCGACTCAATTTCGAGAACAAGTATGTTGCGACTCTCATCGACTTCAGATCGAGACATGTTCGGATGGCCGGAATATAATGTGTCGATGGTGCTGTCGTCTGCATAGCAATGGATGTTGTCGATATTCAACAggtcattgatatgcagaacgAACAGGGTCGGCGAAAGGACACAACCTTGCGGAACGCCTGCATTGATGGGTCTAGGATTGGAACACGCTCCGTCAACTAGGACTTTAATGCTACGTCCTACAAGAAAATTTGCCAGCCATCGGCATAAGCCATCGGGCAAACCGTATGACGGTAGTTTCGAAAGAAGCGCCCTATGCCAAACCCTATCAAAGGCCTTAGCTATATCCAAGCTAGCGGCCAATGCCTCTCCCTTACTTTCCACAACTTCGGCCCATCTATGAGTTAGATAGGCAAGAAGATCACCAGCCGAGCGGCCACGGCGAAAGCCATACTGACGATCACTAATTAGCTGGTGCTCCTCCAGATATCGCAAGAGCTGCCTATTGATGATAGACTCCATTACctttgaaaataaagaagTGATTGCGATAGGTCTGTAGCTGGATGGTTCAGAGCGGTCACCTTTTTTGGGAATGGGATGAACATGCGCAGTCTTCCATGAGCTTGGAACTACGCCCGAGGAGTACGAGAGTCGAAAGAGCCGTGTAAGCACCGGAGTCAGCTCAGAAGCACAGGTCTTAAGAACGATCGAGGGAAGGCCGTCAGGACCACTTGACTTGTGGGTATCAAGGGAGATTAAGGCCCTCCGCACACCAATCTGTTCGAATCGAACTTCAGGCATAGAAAACCCGCAATGCGGAATAGTGGGCGGTAAGGTCCCTGAGTCATTGAGCGTGGAGTTAGAAGCAAAGAGAGAGCAAAGGAGCTCTGCTTTCTCTTTCGCCGAGTGAGCCATCGAGTCATCCTCCTTTCGCAAGGATGGTAAAGAGGGCTGACAAAAGTTTCCCTGAGTTGCCTTCGCCAATGACCAAAAGGCTCGAGTTCCAGAGGGCAATTTCGCGAGCTTTTCACCAATTCTGCCAATATGTTCCgattttgctttaaaaatttctCGTTTAAGGGTTCGGGTAGCTGcgttaaatatgttaaatatgtcagatacagaaatttgagatcaagacctaaaaaggttgtagcttTCCAATTATTAAATGGTTCTATTTCTAAACGTTCTGTGGTTGGGGTAGTGGTGGATTTGTTTGAACTTATTtccgaaaaaaatatataataaataatacaataattgtattccaaattaattacttatgcACACTTGTGAACTTGGAATTAAtccttttaattataattacgtaTACGTacgaaaatatcgtgaggaaataaatatgattgtaACGtctaataagaataatataatgagaaaaatataaaattctcgtgtcacaatgttcgttcccatactcctggGATACGGATCGGacgattcttatgaaaatttttatgcatattctgtaagtatgagaatcggctactatctatattctaaacccctaagtgataaaggGTGTTCACCCCAaatttttgctttttatttttttttgatacaccatacaaaaatacatacaacccctaattttcacccctctacgactaacccctattttattattattgtagatagttattgttattgaactaaaacaatgtttcttagaaatattatacatggcaaaacaacgtttttaGGGTCAGCTAGtgatattatattgaattttcaGTTTCGTGAACAAGGTAAATCTTGTGTCAGACAAACCAGGAGTGAAGCCTCCGGTGGTGGCAGCGATTTTTGGTATCGGACGGGCAGGATCCATTCACCTGTGTAGCATTATCCGTAATCCACGtgttatactaaaatatattgtcgATGATCGAAAGGAACGATTCGATAAGCTTAGAAGTTTCTGGAACCTGTGCGATGTGACTTTCCTAACATCAAAGGACAGCGATCGTGTGTTCAAGGACAAAGCGTAAGTTTAATTATCTAAACTAGATTTAAATgcttttgattgattgattttggacatagattaaaaaagttttaaccGTAAAATCACGCGCGTTGGGAAGGTTTTTttgtgttatataatatgtgacATAAATGACTGTTTGTTATTGGTAAAAACATAAAGTATTATAAGGACTTCCAAAATTTCAAGCGTTTCCTTGCTGTTAAAATTacgtaaatttatataaatcaaatttaaacattacaatcaaatatacagtatttacaattttcttaacctacatagtaataataaaaattactaaaactaataaaatcaatttaagaATTTTGGGCACTGTGGTAGttagtgtacctttaacgctggcagcatttcctcgctgtattgcgatacttattcgttgagcaaggaaagcaccagctctggggtcaccggtatctaccaggcgccaacttaaatctttaataagtgCTTGTGCACTAACATTAGTTTTAAGCATGACTTAttcttaagtaatttttttttgattcgagattttaattattaattacagtgTTACCACCGTTTTCATAGCATCTCCTACCTTCACCCATCACGGGATTGTTGTGAACTCAATAGCAAACAATAAAGATGTGTTCTGTGAGAAGCCAATTGCAGAAAGCATTGCCGAAACTAAAAAGTGCTACGATACAGCGAACGCCAAAGGCCGCGTCTTATTTGCGGCTTTTAACCGTCGCTTTGATCCATCATACAGAAACCTGAAGATGAAGGTCAGGGAGGGGCTAGTCGGTCATGTTCAGGTTTTGAAAGTGACTGCCAGGGACTCGCCTTTACCGACTATTGACTATCTGAGAACTTCAGGTAATTATTTAATGCACAGCTCGTATAAAATAAGTGGGTTGAATAGTTCGCAGGCTGTCTCATAGATGGCGCTGCTAGTATTAAAGTAATGTGATTTTTAGATAGCCATATCCTTCAATAGACACGTGTATAAATTTGATAATTGTTATTAGTTTGTCAGATATGGTATTTTGAATAGAACAAGTTTGTTTTACGAATTAAACCAGGCTAATTCTAACTAATAACACAATggagttttttaaatagttatatatcTTTTCCGAAATGATGCTTGATGGAAGATGAAGATGCCCGTGTAATTCACGCCTGGCTAGTAACTACCCATTTgaacttattatttaaatttcattttattctgATAGTAAATGGCTGACTTCAATATCTCAAAAAGTACGTCAAGGATacataattaatcaaattttatagGTTTTATGGCGAGTAGTTTGTGTTACGACGTTCTTGTGgaaactgaaaaataaaagcacTAAACAATCTaggatattattttaattttatttttattaattctcaAACAATGAATGAACTTATGAACATGTTATAGAAATATACGTGTAAATATGACATGAGAACTTAAGAAGGCGAtaaccagatccatgcaacttcctcacaatcgagtagcccgcagcacacaactcacgaggggactctttgtattgaagaagtcGCATGGGTCCACCAAACATCCGCGAATATACACTGTAAATACCTAATTATGTAggaataaagataataatattgtttaatcaTTCTTCAAATCAGTTCCTCTctctcttttttttaatggctctggcacgatttgtgcattagccagcgtcaagtataggattttttttttataattcgtgcttgtctttagaaattcgaccgtgtcctccatgtatgGTTTAGGCACttgcccggtaccgcacaaccctcccaaaggccgagaacaaatcaGTTCTTTAGAGATTAGTATAAACATGTGTTTAGtgttaacgtaaacaaaatatttattagcgaCGGTTGATATGATAGATTACAGAAGGTCATAGGCCATAGACATTGGCAAGGGCATTATTGatgtaaatattgatatatctTCCAATTTACCGTAACTTTCTTTATCATGCTcttaatgaggtttaagtttttatttagttttagttttagtcattattattatttttttagttattgtcTTGTTGTTGCTTGTGTAATTTTCAAGTCAAAagacaaaatcatttattcatttattattaaatcaagggcgtagaacggaagagaagaactagcaataaactctccgccactctttttaatcgccaattttttttgttgtacacaacgtttgtaaggagctgcaaccattacaccatgttccacatgacatcttaagtaataaataataataaaataaactaaaaacaaagatttgtcctctatcagcaggaggcatggtgaaataggagcacgcacatgttctaatataatgtgtatgtgtgtacaatttaagaaatatatataataaatttgcttTCGtacattttcaataatatatctGGTATTCGAGGTGGAGTATTCCATGATTGTCTGGTCCATGACTTCGATATGGCCTGCTGGGTGTTAGGCGAGCTGCCAGTCAGGGTCCAAGCTACGGCCACCGCTCTCATTCCTGAAATCAAAGCTATTGATGACTTTGACAACATCGCTTTCCTCCTGACATTCCCATCAGGGGCCATCGCCATAGGTGATAACAGCCGATACAGTGCCTACGGATATGACCAACGCTTGGAAGTTTTTGGAAACAAAGGTAAATAGTAAGACTTAGATGTAGTATCTTACAGCTgacttacatattataaaacaaaacactcaGATAATATACAAAGTCAAAActgattacatagataaacaatttatatgaaatgggAAACATAAGTGgacaaaaagaaaactgaaattttaaCGTTAAACAAATGacatttaatacttaatatttcaaagaaaaaactaaattattactgCTACACAAAGTCAAAGTTCTCCCACTTCttgaaaagtaataaaatgtcTATGCTTTTGTTTCACATTTATGATGTGAtgtgataatttttaagtttcggCTTTTTCACTCCTTTTTTGGAGtgcttcattattttttatcactaCTTTCTTTAATTTGACTTGCCTGGAAGTTGAGCTTTTTAGCATTATCGCTTAACatactaaaattaattgttcatttcttattttattatttattcaagtcGCCATTACCTTGTTTACAAATACTGTATAAGGACAAAAATAGCATAAACGGCCCAGTCTAGTAAATAgttcttttactttttaaattcttttgcCAGTATAGAGCAAATAAtagataacaaaataaatttatactaatattataaaaacaaaggttttatatttttgtgtctgTAATAAACTCGAAAACTTAATCGATTTCGAAAATTCCTTCACCAATAGAATGCGTTATCGTAAATAGCGGTTgctaataaatgtttatttttcgtCAGTTAGTTATACTTATAGTTAGTTATACCAGTTATACTTGAATGGAATTATTTCAGGGATGATAAAGGTGGAAAATGAAAAGCCCTCAGCATCCACAGACTATGTGATAGAACAAGATGGCTGCAAGACTCACCCAATATACCATTCATTTCCGTCTCGATACAAGGAGGCATATGAACGGGAGGTCGAACACTTTTTGGATGTTGTACAATGTAagagtatatacatatatataatgttgtatagcataagatcccgatatacaacgaccttcaccgagatgcttatttaatgaaacgtattttatatttaatttaatatgtcaataaatataatccatatgggttgcctagcaaatttcagtccagagtatgtttaattaatatttaaaaaaaaaatatttttttattaattactaaattcTTTATTAGACTATGTAGGCTAATTAGTAGGTTAATCAGTAGCTATATTCATCAGTCAATAGTCCAtcatgataattaaaaattgataacaaatttaaaaagtttgatccctgtggcagtgttcTGTTATACTCGGaccatttcctcgctgtattgcgatacttattcgttgagcaaggaaagcaccagctctggggtcaccagtactatccaccaggcgccaacttaaatctttaattaatgcCTGTGCATTTGAACTGTAGTCTTGAAATAGTATACCGTGCGAGATCccggaggtcgtaggttcgaacccctgCTGAGTggcaatgtatttaaaaaaaatatacccaatatgcacacaaaatttcatgagtaTCGGTTCAGcggtttcggaggagtataaccacaaacaccgcgacacaagaattttatatattagataaaattttgatatatggggccgttcaagtattacgtaagcactatagcGGGGAGGGGggttctttgattttcttatttggttattacgtcaacagtaattacatatttacttttttacacatattacccacacattgtctatgcttgaaaacgaaatgcattttcgagaattccaacaaaaaattaataggtttatgtacttttatttttgagatctttgcttacttttgcggcagggggggggggataaattgcagttaatatgcttacgtaatacttgaaaggACTGCTATACTATTACAGACGGAGTACCCCAAGATGTAACCAGTTGGCAGACATTGGCAATATCGAAGATCGCAACTGCCGCTGAAGAAAGTGCTCGAACCAATAAAACAATCGAGATTGACTGGAGCAAGGACGATATTCCTGATATATATTCTTAACTGTATATAATACACTTATAAAAAGCCTATGGCAATGTTTGCAATTTGGCTGAttcatatgatttttttgtgtagAATCTGAgaaaacgtaatttttttatactccTGAGTAAAAAGGGTCAAATTTTTTTggcagtttttttttgtacttcAAAATGCAACACATTTTTGACTTACAGAAGTCACACTTAGCTAAGTATTGTTTATGAATCATACCCCGAATGTTACCCAATTAAAACAATGCTTTACTTTTTCCGCGGGTAGCAATATATTCCCCGACAATTATAGTGTTTGCAAACCATTCCattgtaaaaattgtataatctCGGTCAATTTATCAGTGAATAGGCTATCTGTAAGCTGCACTCAGTGCATACTGCACTGTTGGGTAATTGAACATGTGCAACGCTAATGAAATTTTCCCTTCACGCGAGATTCTGATGTCCTGCCAATATCAGAGAAATTACGTTCGTGTAAAGTGAAATTTGGTAGCGCTATCAcaatttatactttaaaaacgTTCACAGGTTTCACAAACGTTTAATGTAAGCATTTCTTCTAAATTATAACacctacttaaaatatattacagagCACAATATAGCAGCCaaagaaatagaaaaactTCCACTTAAAACAGAAGTCACTCGTTAGGGTATTCCACAATATCATTCATCATACCGATAGTAATAAGCgcaacatattataaatacattcaaCAATTAAATGCCCTTATAGACAAACCATTCTGCCATTCACACCTCAACCATAACCAATAAAGTGCTACAGTATTCCTATAGCGAAcctctttttttatgtaaaaggaggcatacgggcaggaggctcatctgatgttaagtgataccgttgCCCATGcattcacattgccagatAGCTTGCAAATGCGTGCCGTttaattagtacgctcttttcttgaaggatcctaagtcgaattggctcggaaatacttcagtgggcagctggttccacatagtggtggtgcgcggcaaaaactgtcttaagaaacggtcagttgtggaacgatggacgtcgaggtgatacggatggtattttgtattctgccttgacgtgtCAGGACTTGCTTATTCACAAAACAAAGTCTGAGGAGTTGTAGGGCCACTGTTACTTCTTGAATTTAGTATGTTCAAAAAAGTAACGCTTAAATCACTGTTCTAAAACTGTTAACAAGAACCTTCCTAGAGTTCATGAAATAACAAGAGTAATTCGATAAAGTTGTTACTGTAGTTCGCGGTTCTAGTCAGTCCCCGATTGCAGACATTGTGTCGTCACAATAAAAGCTCCGTGTGTGCCGCGATGCCTTCATTTGTACCTCATTTGTACTCTTTGACACCTTGATCAAGATTCAAGATTCGTCTAGTTTTCTATTAGTATTTGGTGAAAGTATTATTTAGGTAAAGATTTTCGGtgaacaaataattaaactgaataaaaacCACATAAAGCGGATCGTGACGCAAATAATTTGacctattttaaatttagaatgaatttgaattttaaaaagtccTAGTCTATGAAGATGTCAAACACAAAAAGGCGCCATTTTAATGACAGAATCAAACGGGTGAGTCACAGACTACAGACGTGTGACAACTTACAGACTAAATACCTGAACAAAActtatagaccacaagcccatgaacaaaaaatacctgtgaaatgacccaacctgaattacgcttaaaaggctgttactatatctgaaaatagctctgagcactatgccgtcatttctgagcggtacatgtgagtacgtgagtgaatggactttctcatgtacaatgggggaatttcgactaattattactgtacggctttgttataagtgtatagatgattaaaaataaatgtcgaaaaacctagtgccgtacaaaagtgatggtgccggaagtcggtgcaaatttttaattcgacgacagttgcagaagcaatataggtcatttattactgtacggcatttgtgtgattccttttggacacatatacagatactttacccgtaaacgccgtacatattcccagcggagcggtcgaaagccaagggtcgcaacatatgtctgattagcatataggtgatgatgatatgaaacaacataaaattaaaggatattgagagtacttcacaaatagataacattttccagcatgccgtacattttttgtggaacacataggtgtatggggtaaattacttttctcagaaaagagtcattttccggtgacttttatctgtacggcaataacacaggttattaatactttagacaatcttcaataaaagataaatgccgtacactttcgatagtccgctaccaccgcctaccaatacagggcgtcccaaagttatgggaactgaagggaaagtaccttaaatatcgtagatagggtattttactaaaagaagactttatgttatttttaaaagttcttAATACtgcattcaaatattttttaaaaattacttgcctcatctgggaatcgaactgacttaaatgtaaaaaaaaacacccctacttttatgatgccaatcgaaagaatggccaaaaactaataactcttcttaagtaacatagtattttaaaagaaaggaacagcgtgaatgtatctttttaatcaaattaaaaacattatctatcgtattcgGCCTAAAAAATCCCCTAAGAGtctgttactttagaaaagttattaggttttggccattctttcgattggcatcataaaagtaagggtgtttttttttaatttaagccggttcgatttccagacgaggcaagtagtttttaaaaaatctttgaatgcagaattactaacttttataaataacataaagtcttcttttagtaaaataccctatctgcgatatttaaggtactttcccttcatgtctcataactttgggacgccctgtattatatatatttttgttaaaaatatttttcctttacctctctctgctggtacgataaggctgtaaatatactttacagccttatggtagtatactcagatatgtacagttattaatgaccttaagggacacctcaaacgtcgtcgaagtttttatcagctgtaaagaataatctggagtaaaatgtacggcatctggttttttttgtttatttatatttgttacatataaaataacaataatctttgaaaatattactccccatatttctctaggagcatttgaaaagtcatctaaatttcggaaatttcatatattttttatcctaatatttttatttgttaccatttataatgaacggctataatgtacaacggtaatatttagtaacattatgtaaaaaaacaagttgccgtacattattctctgatcttacagcagtaagaacttggtaaatcctgaaatttcgataaatatttaattacacaaatattaactataatatttggacggcataattataaaacattattgtccgtgttaaataatattttgaacatgttgccgtacattttacaatgaccttagggtatatgggtgtaggggtagggttccgacccttggctttcgaccgctccgctggaaatatgtacggcgtttacgggtaaagtatctgtatatgtgtccaaaaggaatcacacaaatgccgtacagtaataaatgacctatattgcttctgcaactgtcgtcgaattaaaaatttgcaccgacttccggcaccatcacttttgtacggcactaggtttttcgacatttatttttaatcatctatacacttataacaaagccgtacagtaataattagtcgaaattcccccattgtacatgagaaagtccattgactcacgtactcacatgtaccgctcagaaatgacggcatagtgctcagagctattttcagatatagtaacagccttttaagcgtaattcagattgggtcatttcacaggtattttttgttcatgggcttgtggtctattataaattaatgtggttaaattgttattaccGATTGTATTCGCAAAGTAAATTTTCTTCTAAACTTAATCTTTTCTACCGAAATACCCTTTCTAAATTGATTCGGTGCATCACGAAGCTTTTCATTAGCCGCATGATTTGACAAGAACAGAGTGATCACGCCGagttcattaaaaacaaattatgtcCTTACCTCTTCGTTGAACAACACAATTTGCGAAGGACAGAGATCGGCTTTCAGGCattcattttgtaaattttccttgaatattaaaattgatattgcATTGTTCGTTGCAGGTTCGctatgtaataatatacattttccgGGATTTGGTACGCGCTTTgccgatattttaaatataatttaaagaagtcAATGTTATAAGTTTGGGCTCTATATTAATTGATTGTACCAACATACATACATTGGTTTATAGCCATTAATCTATATACAATACTagtagaccggccaagcgttgctgtggctaaggtttttgttatattacatagaagTATACTAtgcaagggaaacggtaggagaacaccatgctttattggtggttattCCATTAAATGGTAGCTTatatgaaacgttggtactttcaacacagcgccatctgttagaattgtgactatcatataataaacaaatattttgcaataaaatacacatttaaacataaacataaaacacaGTTAACAATGATTACCTTCAATTATCATTGACTTGTAAAAGTATGGAGTCGATTTCTAAATAAGTGCGTGGATCAAGAAAACAGCGTacctaccaattcttaaaaggtggGCACTTGCGAGCTTTCTAGCAGTGTTGGTTGGCTGGTATCCATGAGTCCCCATGAGCGGTGGTAACAATTAGATGAGCCTCATGCCCATTTGCCCtctgtactataaaaaaatggatTTAACATCAGCGCGCGTAGTTTTTAGTAGGTTATTTGCttttgattataaaattattacagttACCAAGTTGTACAAAACAAgccacattttaatttttttcagtcGGTGATAAATAGTTTTGCGCT
Proteins encoded:
- the LOC125061258 gene encoding uncharacterized oxidoreductase YrbE-like is translated as MATKKFAGESPYKVAKKTHPGSDWILTDFVNKVNLVSDKPGVKPPVVAAIFGIGRAGSIHLCSIIRNPRVILKYIVDDRKERFDKLRSFWNLCDVTFLTSKDSDRVFKDKAVTTVFIASPTFTHHGIVVNSIANNKDVFCEKPIAESIAETKKCYDTANAKGRVLFAAFNRRFDPSYRNLKMKVREGLVGHVQVLKVTARDSPLPTIDYLRTSGGVFHDCLVHDFDMACWVLGELPVRVQATATALIPEIKAIDDFDNIAFLLTFPSGAIAIGDNSRYSAYGYDQRLEVFGNKGMIKVENEKPSASTDYVIEQDGCKTHPIYHSFPSRYKEAYEREVEHFLDVVQYGVPQDVTSWQTLAISKIATAAEESARTNKTIEIDWSKDDIPDIYS